Genomic window (Syntrophorhabdaceae bacterium):
AAAAGAACACGAAAAAGCGCATTACCTTCAAGCTTCATGCACCAGGAGCGAAGAGTGTGCATCTCGCCGGTACTTTCAATGGCGGGAATACGCGTTCTCATCCTCTCAGGCGGGACAAGAGGAGCAAGACACCGGGCATGTGGCAAAGGATTTTGTACTTGGAACCAGGGGTCTACGAATACCGCTTTATAGTTGATGGTAAAGGGCACGATGATCCAAACGTCACGGAGCGATGGACAAATGAGTTCGGCAGCTTCGATTGCATTATATGGGTATGACGGGGAAGGCTCGACAAGTGGCAGGCCAACAGCTTTACAGCTTATT
Coding sequences:
- a CDS encoding glycogen-binding domain-containing protein, with the protein product MNSAKKNTKKRITFKLHAPGAKSVHLAGTFNGGNTRSHPLRRDKRSKTPGMWQRILYLEPGVYEYRFIVDGKGHDDPNVTERWTNEFGSFDCIIWV